From the genome of Pseudomonas hamedanensis:
GTTACCCCATCGTCGTTAGAAATCAGAATACGCATGGGCTGTCCGTCTGCCCCACCGGCACCAGATCAACGAGTTCGCGCACCAATACGGTGGCGAAGCATCCGGCCGGGAGGACGAATTCCAGTTGCAGAATGTCAGGCTGGGGATAATGCCACGTCAACCCGCCAATGGGCAGTCGCAGGATGCGACGTTCGTGGCTCATGCCCGCGTGAATCAACCAATCACGCAGATCCGCTTCACGCGCGGCGATCCCCTGCTCCAGATCATGGACTGTCCCTGTGGCCGGAGAGTCACCTGCCCCCCACTGCGGACCGGTCGGATGCAGATCGAGAATCGCCAGTCGCGGGTCGCTGCACTCGGCTTCACCGGCCGGGAAAAAGCTGCGGCTGTCAGTGAACGCGAGCAGATCGCCGACCAGCGCACGCTGCCAGGTGCCATCAGCGACGCGCGCCGCCAGCACCTGATTGAACAGAAAGCTGCGCGCCGTCGACAGCAAACGCGAACGTACGTTGCGCTGTTCCGGCAAGGCCTTGCGCGCCGCCCACGCCCGCGCATCGACGACGTTGCCGCCGTCATGACCGAAACGCTGGGCGCCGAAATAATTGGGAATACCTTGTCTGGCGATCAGTTGCAGGCGCTGATCCAGCGCAGCCCCGTCGCCGCTGAACTGAGTCAGGCGCAAGGTGAAGCCATTGGCCGAGTGCGCGCCGCGTTGCAGCTTGCGCTTGTGGCGCGTGGTCTTGAGGATCTTCAACGTGTCGTTTTCCGCCGCCGACAGATCCGGATCGGCCTTGCCGGGTAGTTGCACGCTGAACCACTGGCGGGTCAGGGCCTGACGATCCTTGAGGCCGGCATAACTGACCGTGCGCAACGGCACGCCGGCGGCCTTGGCGATTCGCCGTGCTGCTTCTTCGGTATTCAAGCCACGCTTTTCCACCCAGATCCACAGGTGTTCGCCGTCGCCACTGAACGGAATATCCAGAACTTCATCGACCTGGAAATCTTCGGCAATGGCTTTCAGTACCGCTGTGCCGAGGGGTTCACCGTAAGCCCGTGGGCCGAGCAATTGCAGTTCATTCATGCGCGCAGCAACAAGGCAACGGAATGCACGGCGATGCCTTCTTCGCGACCGACAAAGCCGAGCTTTTCGGTAGTGGTAGCTTTCACGTTCACTTGATCCAACTCAACTTGAAGATCCGCAGCGATCAGCGCGCGCATCGATTCGATATGCGGGGCCATCTTCGGCGCCTGGGCAACAATGGTGTTATCGACGTTACCGACCTTCCAGCCCTTGGCATGGATCAGGCTGACCACATGACGCAGCAGTATTCGACTGTCGGCGCCCTTGAATTGCGGGTCGGTGTCCGGGAAGTGTTTGCCGATATCACCCAGCGCCGCAGCGCCGAGCAAGGCATCGCTCAAGGCGTGCAGCAGGACGTCACCGTCGGAATGAGCGAGCAGCCCGAAGCTGTGTGCAATCTGCACCCCGCCCAGAGTAATGAAATCGCCTTCAGCGAAACGGTGCACA
Proteins encoded in this window:
- the truD gene encoding tRNA pseudouridine(13) synthase TruD; the encoded protein is MNELQLLGPRAYGEPLGTAVLKAIAEDFQVDEVLDIPFSGDGEHLWIWVEKRGLNTEEAARRIAKAAGVPLRTVSYAGLKDRQALTRQWFSVQLPGKADPDLSAAENDTLKILKTTRHKRKLQRGAHSANGFTLRLTQFSGDGAALDQRLQLIARQGIPNYFGAQRFGHDGGNVVDARAWAARKALPEQRNVRSRLLSTARSFLFNQVLAARVADGTWQRALVGDLLAFTDSRSFFPAGEAECSDPRLAILDLHPTGPQWGAGDSPATGTVHDLEQGIAAREADLRDWLIHAGMSHERRILRLPIGGLTWHYPQPDILQLEFVLPAGCFATVLVRELVDLVPVGQTDSPCVF
- the ispF gene encoding 2-C-methyl-D-erythritol 2,4-cyclodiphosphate synthase; amino-acid sequence: MRIGHGYDVHRFAEGDFITLGGVQIAHSFGLLAHSDGDVLLHALSDALLGAAALGDIGKHFPDTDPQFKGADSRILLRHVVSLIHAKGWKVGNVDNTIVAQAPKMAPHIESMRALIAADLQVELDQVNVKATTTEKLGFVGREEGIAVHSVALLLRA